In Chaetodon trifascialis isolate fChaTrf1 chromosome 6, fChaTrf1.hap1, whole genome shotgun sequence, one DNA window encodes the following:
- the LOC139332609 gene encoding leucine-rich repeat transmembrane neuronal protein 4-like — MCSLSVYFRGLLLPSERMGSVMLDWRLSFLLLQAAVLLLLSEGERMCPASCRCEGKIVYCESGIFQDIPENITTGCQGLSLRYNNLMVLLPYQFAHLNQLIWLYLDHNAINAIDALAFHGVRRLKELILSSNKISHLHNNTFSAIPNLRNLDLSYNQLQFLQPGHFYGLRKLQNLHLRSNGLKQIIVRTFLECRSLEFLDLGYNRLRSLTRTTFLGLFKLKELHLEHNQFSRINFFIFPRLTNLQALYLQWNRIRSINQGVPWTWHKLQKLDLSGNEIQILDPAVFQCMPNLQILNLESNKLSSVPVEAVAAWTSLTTVSLAGNAWDCSPSICPLMGWLRNFRDSKDISMICSSPKSVQGERVVDVVRNHSTCLDASSMFSTTALILLTSTQVVNITAHLPTSGVTHLARTESPVQGLTTSRVRPSGADKKTTTTTSSTSPTSREPPTSFIPEPQFEHMAFHKIIAGSVALFLSVSLILLVIYVSWRRYPNTMRQLQQHSVNHKRRKKARKQEQDLNSQLQEYYLSYHSNSETMDSLVTEARPCTCTISGSIECEV; from the exons ATGTGCTCCTTATCCGTTTATTTCAGAGGATTACTCCTTCCCTCAGAAAGGATGG GTTCTGTGATGCTGGACTGGAGGttatcatttcttcttctgcaggcagctgttttgctgctgctcagcgaGGGGGAGAGGATGTGCCCGGCGAGTTGTCGCTGCGAAGGAAAGATTGTTTATTGCGAATCTGGCATCTTCCAAGACATCCCAGAAAACATCACCACAGGATGCCAAGGTCTGTCTCTGCGCTATAACAACCTGATGGTCCTGCTGCCCTACCAGTTCGCTCATCTCAATCAGCTGATCTGGCTGTACTTGGACCACAACGCCATCAACGCCATCGATGCTTTGGCGTTCCACGGTGTGCGCAGGCTCAAGGAGCTGATCCTCAGCTCCAACAAAATAAGCCATCTGCACAACAACACGTTCAGCGCCATCCCGAACCTGCGAAATTTAGACTTATCCTACAACCAGCTGCAGTTTCTGCAGCCAGGACACTTTTACGGACTGCGCAAGCTACAGAACCTCCACCTTCGGTCCAACGGACTGAAGCAGATCATCGTTCGTACCTTTCTGGAGTGCCGCAGCCTGGAGTTTCTGGACTTGGGTTACAATCGCCTGCGGAGCCTCACCCGCACGACGTTCTTGGGCCTGTTCAAGTTGAAAGAACTTCATTTAGAGCACAATCAATTTTCCAGgattaatttcttcattttccctCGCCTTACCAACCTCCAGGCTCTTTACTTGCAATGGAACCGCATTCGATCCATCAATCAAGGCGTGCCTTGGACCTGGCACAAACTACAGAAACTGGACCTGTCAGGGAATGAGATCCAAATCCTGGACCCGGCGGTTTTCCAGTGTATGCCGAACTTACAAATACTCAACCTTGAATCCAACAAGCTCAGCAGCGTGCCCGTGGAAGCTGTGGCAGCGTGGACGTCGCTGACCACCGTCAGCCTGGCGGGGAACGCCTGGGACTGCAGCCCCAGCATCTGCCCCCTCATGGGCTGGCTCAGGAACTTCAGAGACTCCAAAGACATCAGCATGATCTGCAGCAGCCCCAAGTCTGTGCAGGGCGAGCGAGTCGTGGACGTGGTGAGGAATCACTCCACCTGCCTGGATGCGTCCAGCATGTTCTCCACAACCGCTCTCATCCTTCTGACTTCAACCCAAGTTGTGAACATCACAGCTCACCTCCCCACCTCTGGTGTCACACACCTGGCTCGCACTGAGTCACCTGTGCAGGGATTAACCACATCGCGAGTCCGTCCGAGCGGGGCGGACAAAAAGACGACCACAACCACCAGCTCCACGTCGCCCACCTCCCGCGAACCCCCCACGTCCTTTATCCCAGAGCCCCAGTTTGAGCACATGGCGTTCCATAAAATCATTGCGGGCAGCGTCGCCCTGTTCCTGTCGGTGTCATTGATCCTGCTGGTTATTTATGTGTCGTGGAGGCGCTACCCCAACACCAtgaggcagctgcagcagcactcagTCAACCACAAGCGCCGGAAAAAGGCCCGCAAGCAGGAGCAGGACCTTAACTCTCAGCTGCAAGAGTACTATCTGAGCTACCATTCGAACTCGGAGACGATGGACTCTTTGGTGACTGAGGCCAGGCCGTGCACATGCACCATATCAGGATCCATAGAGTGTGAGGTCTGA